A stretch of the Mycobacteroides immunogenum genome encodes the following:
- a CDS encoding ABC transporter ATP-binding protein, translating into MTRNVLSAKDLRVTFSSLNARGEVHAVDGVTLDLHEGEILALVGASGSGKTTLSRTLLGLEQPTSGEVTALGEPLPTRGKALRAYRRHTQLVMQDPSGALNPKHSVYESVAEGIRLHRIVKKASERGEDVTETELVSQALLRAGMRRPEQYFLSYPHELSGGQRQRVLIAGALAVEPKVLIADEPVSSLDASIRGEILALFLSLRNELGLSLLVVTHDLGLAWNIADRVAVMSKGQIVECGTTEDVLLRPTHEYTRGLLAALPGEQRPDTASVTATVR; encoded by the coding sequence ATGACCCGCAACGTGTTGAGCGCGAAAGATCTACGTGTCACGTTCTCCTCGTTGAATGCTCGTGGCGAGGTGCACGCGGTCGACGGCGTTACCTTGGATCTACACGAGGGAGAAATCCTGGCTCTTGTCGGAGCCTCGGGGTCGGGCAAGACCACCCTGTCGCGCACCCTGCTGGGGCTCGAGCAGCCGACCAGCGGCGAGGTGACGGCACTCGGTGAGCCGCTGCCGACGCGCGGCAAGGCGCTGCGCGCGTATCGACGGCACACCCAGCTGGTGATGCAGGACCCCTCGGGCGCGCTCAACCCGAAGCACTCGGTGTATGAATCGGTGGCCGAGGGTATTCGCTTGCACCGCATCGTCAAGAAGGCCAGCGAGCGCGGTGAGGACGTCACCGAGACAGAGCTCGTGTCCCAAGCCCTTTTGCGTGCCGGCATGAGGCGGCCGGAACAGTACTTCCTGAGCTACCCGCATGAGCTTTCTGGCGGTCAACGCCAACGCGTGCTCATCGCCGGTGCGCTGGCCGTCGAGCCGAAGGTGCTCATCGCCGACGAGCCGGTATCGAGCCTTGACGCGTCGATCCGGGGCGAGATTCTGGCGCTGTTCCTTTCGCTGCGCAACGAACTCGGTCTGAGCCTGCTCGTCGTCACCCACGACCTCGGGCTGGCCTGGAACATCGCCGATCGCGTCGCCGTCATGAGCAAGGGGCAGATCGTGGAGTGCGGCACCACCGAAGACGTGCTGCTGCGGCCCACTCACGAGTACACGCGTGGCTTGCTGGCCGCGCTGCCGGGAGAGCAGCGTCCCGACACTGCCAGCGTGACCGCCACGGTCCGATGA
- a CDS encoding ABC transporter substrate-binding protein, producing MSLADQSRHTLDAGAKRSPHRWRSAARRVAVLTAMVIGIASLPGLQPLAHPVPGGGVSASRGHGEPVVFTVGTIEEIDSLNPMLAIMSAGILFSTFLYDTITTVSPVDFSAAPGLAQSWKPSDGNLTWTYRIRTGLHWSDGHPLTAEDPAYTLSRILAGGPGRGTWGNYLTSVRSVDAPDAATLVLHLKEPNALLPSLPIPILPKHVFEKYSDDKLADFPVTPGKLVSSGPFRLIEGSPGGSLYRFENNPDNWRGPAAFDALTFRIFKSQDTIVQALVKGEIDYTSSLSLLQTDVLMKRRGISARLFDKVGSFRELAFNTGSVDTETGKPIGDPNPAVLDPKFRYALTTAIDRKAIAAKAFQGGATPLATTIAPPFDRFRWDPPAEEAAVYDPERAARLLDAAGYRRGPNGTRTLPNGTEMRPLRLIGRSTEQTSLGTVQLVREWFENLGIPTKVTAMEENRLQDVISTGNYDLFEWGWNYDEDPDSILMYFACDQRGLFSDSWYCSDKYDALYTSQKRRIDPADRIADIRKMQELLYRDTPYIITVSEKGAEAYRSDRFHGLPAGKDPELQYDVDSIFKVQPGPAQASDGAGGTSAAAGDPKLIVGGGAGTIALVAISWLLVRRRRQATAEDRA from the coding sequence ATGTCGTTAGCGGATCAGTCCAGACACACGCTGGACGCCGGCGCGAAGCGGTCTCCGCATCGCTGGCGCTCCGCGGCGCGCAGGGTGGCCGTGCTGACAGCCATGGTGATCGGAATCGCCAGCCTGCCCGGACTTCAGCCCCTGGCACACCCGGTGCCGGGCGGTGGGGTGAGCGCTAGCCGGGGCCACGGCGAGCCGGTGGTCTTCACGGTGGGCACGATCGAGGAAATCGACTCCCTCAACCCCATGCTGGCCATCATGTCGGCCGGAATCCTGTTCAGCACCTTCCTGTACGACACCATCACGACCGTTTCCCCGGTCGATTTCTCGGCGGCACCCGGGCTTGCACAGTCGTGGAAGCCTTCGGACGGGAACTTGACGTGGACCTACCGCATCCGCACCGGGCTTCATTGGTCCGACGGGCACCCGCTGACCGCCGAGGATCCCGCGTACACGCTGAGTCGGATCCTCGCGGGCGGCCCGGGACGGGGGACCTGGGGTAACTACCTCACCTCGGTGCGCAGCGTCGACGCGCCGGACGCGGCCACGCTGGTGTTACATCTCAAGGAACCGAACGCGCTGCTGCCGAGCCTGCCGATTCCGATCCTGCCGAAGCATGTGTTCGAGAAGTACTCCGACGACAAACTCGCCGACTTTCCGGTCACCCCGGGAAAACTGGTCAGCTCGGGGCCGTTCCGGCTGATCGAAGGATCACCCGGCGGCTCGCTGTATCGATTCGAGAACAACCCGGACAATTGGCGTGGACCAGCCGCCTTCGACGCCTTGACATTCCGAATCTTCAAGTCGCAGGACACCATTGTGCAGGCTCTGGTCAAGGGGGAGATCGACTACACGAGCAGCCTCAGCCTGCTGCAGACCGATGTGCTGATGAAACGGCGTGGTATCAGCGCTCGCCTCTTCGACAAGGTCGGCTCGTTCCGTGAGCTTGCCTTTAACACCGGCTCGGTCGATACCGAGACGGGTAAGCCCATCGGCGACCCGAATCCGGCGGTCCTGGACCCGAAGTTCCGCTACGCGCTGACGACGGCGATCGATCGAAAGGCCATCGCGGCGAAGGCATTCCAGGGCGGTGCCACGCCGCTTGCGACCACAATTGCACCCCCCTTCGACCGTTTTCGTTGGGATCCGCCTGCCGAGGAAGCCGCGGTCTATGACCCGGAACGTGCGGCCCGCCTGCTCGACGCGGCCGGGTATCGTCGCGGGCCGAACGGGACTCGGACCCTGCCGAATGGCACCGAGATGCGGCCGCTGCGGTTGATCGGCCGCTCCACCGAGCAGACGTCGTTGGGCACGGTTCAGCTTGTTCGCGAGTGGTTCGAGAACCTCGGCATTCCGACGAAGGTCACCGCCATGGAGGAAAACAGGCTGCAGGACGTCATAAGCACCGGAAACTACGACCTCTTCGAATGGGGCTGGAACTACGACGAGGATCCCGACTCGATTCTCATGTACTTCGCCTGCGATCAGCGTGGTTTGTTTTCGGACTCCTGGTACTGCTCCGATAAGTACGACGCGCTTTACACCTCGCAGAAGCGGCGCATCGACCCCGCGGACCGCATTGCGGATATTCGCAAGATGCAAGAGCTGCTTTACCGCGACACCCCCTACATCATCACCGTCTCGGAGAAGGGGGCGGAGGCATACCGCAGCGACAGATTCCATGGTCTGCCCGCGGGTAAGGACCCCGAACTTCAGTACGACGTCGACTCGATTTTCAAGGTGCAGCCCGGGCCGGCCCAGGCAAGTGACGGGGCCGGCGGCACCAGTGCCGCGGCCGGTGATCCCAAGCTGATCGTCGGTGGTGGTGCCGGAACCATCGCGCTCGTCGCTATCTCATGGTTATTAGTGCGCCGTCGGCGGCAGGCAACAGCGGAGGACCGAGCATGA
- the dapE gene encoding succinyl-diaminopimelate desuccinylase produces the protein MTIQGTPEVQRARPTDGIPAPTTRAVIDLDNDVVSIAEALVNMESVSYNERALADAVEHALLRCEHLTVSRSGNTVVARTSAGRQRRVVIAGHLDTVPRNANLPARNDGEMLYGLGSCDMKGGVAVALRLAGSCADILSDLTFVFYECEEVESAANGLAKLANQQPELLRADLAILMEPSNARVEAGCQGVIDFDITLTGKRAHSARSWQGTNAVEAAAPVLAKLDSFRPRTPVVDGLTYREGLNAVAIHGGIARNVIPDECRISVNFRFAPDRTAQEAITFVHSYFDGHDVTIVDCAPAAAPGLTGTAKSFADAVGAPAQPKLGWTDVARFTQLGVPALNFGPGDPLLAHTQHEHVPIAQLHACEETLRQWLSA, from the coding sequence ATGACGATCCAAGGCACTCCCGAAGTTCAGCGCGCGCGGCCAACGGACGGCATCCCCGCCCCCACCACCCGGGCTGTGATCGACCTCGACAATGACGTGGTGTCCATCGCCGAGGCCCTGGTCAATATGGAATCGGTGAGCTACAACGAACGGGCGCTCGCCGATGCGGTGGAGCACGCGCTACTCCGGTGTGAGCACCTCACGGTGTCCCGGTCCGGGAACACGGTGGTCGCCCGCACGTCGGCTGGGCGGCAGCGCCGCGTCGTCATCGCCGGACACTTGGACACGGTCCCCCGCAACGCCAATCTGCCCGCCCGCAACGACGGTGAAATGCTGTACGGACTCGGCTCCTGCGACATGAAGGGAGGCGTTGCCGTCGCCTTGCGGCTCGCAGGCAGTTGCGCCGACATACTCAGTGACCTCACGTTCGTGTTCTACGAATGCGAGGAGGTCGAGTCTGCCGCCAACGGATTGGCCAAACTCGCCAACCAGCAGCCGGAACTCCTGCGGGCCGATCTGGCGATTCTGATGGAACCCAGTAACGCTCGGGTCGAGGCGGGCTGCCAGGGAGTCATCGACTTCGACATCACATTGACCGGCAAACGGGCGCACTCGGCCCGGTCGTGGCAGGGAACCAACGCCGTTGAGGCGGCCGCACCGGTACTGGCGAAGTTGGACAGCTTCCGTCCCCGCACCCCGGTCGTCGACGGATTGACCTACCGCGAAGGGCTCAACGCGGTGGCCATCCACGGCGGCATCGCGCGCAATGTCATCCCGGATGAATGCCGCATCAGCGTCAACTTTCGTTTCGCGCCCGACCGCACCGCGCAAGAGGCAATTACCTTCGTACACAGCTACTTCGACGGTCACGATGTCACCATCGTGGACTGCGCACCGGCCGCCGCCCCTGGGCTGACAGGAACCGCGAAGTCATTCGCCGACGCGGTGGGCGCGCCCGCTCAACCGAAACTCGGCTGGACCGATGTAGCCCGCTTCACGCAACTGGGGGTACCGGCATTGAACTTCGGCCCCGGCGACCCACTGTTGGCCCATACTCAACACGAGCACGTACCCATCGCGCAGCTGCACGCCTGCGAGGAAACGCTGCGCCAGTGGCTATCAGCCTGA
- a CDS encoding serine hydrolase domain-containing protein, whose translation MPLVTEDLSALLHRELLADRVGAQEPGAVIAAYRDGQLAATACAGLAELETGEPLTENTLMNIASVSKQMVATTILLAAERGQLDIDEDIRALIPELSLPGITVRHCLQHTAGLPDYMNVGDIIGIATLEMAGLDVFLAWLSSVERADFAPGHGASYSNTGYVIAALAAERATGTLFPELIAELVFRPLGMDRSLITTWIGQAVPGMSISYTLNAGAAPTRHGMGIGEVEERTVRGVNGDGEVNTSLVEFAAWHGFLLDGRILGAQIRQQLLTRAVLADGSVSTYGLGIEHEHRGGTGVYAHSGSMWSYTSYSLCDPITGIGVAVFANRHDLDTAETAWRAYRLIAGEGDVAGRWFSEQGFFGLRLRVLGDGALEVHNGQDATRLVAAGAGRWTGDGDLSLVQVTDEKLSIAVEFGLTQDFERLAPAEPYPACVLGEYRESYRGAGYRLEERDGELWVLPPSGEATRVVPYGVRDGQWIGRCGLGWLVIGTGSADFVRFGSGPTAIDLQRS comes from the coding sequence ATGCCGCTCGTGACCGAGGACCTCAGCGCGCTGCTGCATCGCGAACTACTCGCAGACCGTGTCGGCGCCCAGGAGCCGGGCGCGGTGATCGCCGCCTACCGCGACGGGCAACTCGCCGCAACGGCCTGCGCCGGTCTCGCCGAACTCGAAACCGGCGAACCGCTCACCGAGAACACGCTGATGAACATTGCGTCTGTGAGTAAGCAAATGGTGGCCACGACCATCTTGCTGGCTGCCGAACGCGGCCAGCTGGATATCGACGAAGACATCCGTGCGCTGATCCCCGAACTGTCTCTGCCGGGCATCACCGTGCGGCACTGCCTGCAGCACACCGCAGGCCTGCCCGACTACATGAATGTCGGGGACATCATCGGTATCGCAACGCTGGAGATGGCGGGCCTCGATGTGTTTCTGGCCTGGCTCAGTTCCGTCGAGCGTGCCGATTTCGCGCCGGGCCACGGCGCCTCGTACTCCAACACCGGGTATGTGATCGCCGCGCTCGCGGCCGAGCGGGCCACCGGGACCTTGTTCCCGGAGCTCATTGCCGAGCTGGTGTTCCGCCCACTTGGCATGGACCGCAGTCTGATCACCACCTGGATCGGGCAAGCCGTCCCGGGAATGTCGATCAGCTACACCCTCAACGCGGGCGCCGCCCCCACCCGGCACGGCATGGGCATCGGTGAGGTCGAAGAAAGGACGGTGCGCGGCGTTAACGGCGACGGCGAGGTGAACACCTCGCTGGTCGAGTTCGCCGCATGGCACGGATTCCTACTCGACGGACGGATCCTGGGTGCCCAGATCCGTCAGCAGCTGCTCACCCGGGCCGTGCTCGCCGACGGCTCCGTGTCGACCTACGGACTGGGCATCGAGCACGAACATCGCGGTGGAACAGGCGTTTACGCCCACAGCGGGTCCATGTGGTCGTACACCTCCTATTCGCTCTGCGACCCGATCACCGGAATCGGCGTCGCCGTGTTCGCGAACCGTCACGACCTCGACACCGCTGAGACCGCCTGGCGCGCCTACCGACTCATCGCCGGTGAGGGCGACGTCGCGGGCCGCTGGTTCTCGGAACAGGGGTTCTTCGGGCTGCGGCTACGGGTGCTCGGCGACGGCGCGCTAGAGGTACACAACGGCCAGGACGCGACACGCCTTGTCGCGGCAGGAGCCGGTCGCTGGACCGGGGACGGCGACCTGAGCCTGGTGCAGGTTACCGATGAAAAATTAAGCATTGCAGTCGAATTCGGCTTGACGCAGGATTTTGAGCGGCTGGCTCCGGCCGAGCCTTATCCGGCGTGCGTGCTCGGTGAATACCGGGAGTCGTACCGGGGTGCCGGCTACCGCCTCGAGGAGCGCGACGGCGAACTCTGGGTGCTCCCGCCGAGCGGCGAGGCTACGCGTGTGGTGCCCTACGGAGTCCGGGACGGGCAGTGGATCGGCAGGTGCGGGTTGGGCTGGCTGGTCATCGGCACGGGATCGGCGGATTTCGTTCGGTTCGGCTCGGGCCCCACCGCAATCGATTTGCAGCGCAGCTGA
- a CDS encoding ABC transporter ATP-binding protein: MTPLLEIENLSVTYRASRGNVVAVHDVSLALEAGKTIGIAGESGSGKSTVASAVLRLHPKSTTVTGRVTVAGNDVNALSWGALRRMRWTDAAMVFQGAMHSLNPIDSIGKQVAEPVFIHAPSTTKAAANTRVAELLEMVGLAPEHAYSYPHQLSGGQKQRVMIAMALACNPKLLIADEPTTALDVKVQAQILEVLASLSAELGLGLMLISHDLSVLASVCDQVLVMYGGRVIEQGPGADIFENPRHPYTRALASAFPTIGDPESRYRPQGVADGVASGIDSAAAELAFVERCRLADGNCLVHRPEFARFVGDNDAECLGADDLGTSRLEMEAAR; encoded by the coding sequence ATGACCCCGCTGCTTGAAATCGAGAACCTCTCGGTCACCTACCGTGCGTCGCGCGGCAATGTTGTTGCCGTACACGATGTTTCGTTGGCCCTCGAAGCCGGCAAGACCATCGGGATCGCCGGCGAGTCCGGCAGCGGTAAGTCGACGGTGGCTTCGGCGGTGCTGCGTCTGCACCCGAAGAGCACCACGGTCACCGGGCGGGTGACTGTGGCCGGCAACGATGTCAACGCGCTCAGCTGGGGTGCGCTGCGTCGCATGCGTTGGACCGATGCCGCCATGGTTTTCCAGGGTGCGATGCATTCACTCAACCCTATCGACAGCATCGGCAAACAGGTCGCCGAACCCGTGTTTATCCACGCGCCGAGCACCACCAAGGCTGCGGCGAATACGCGGGTCGCCGAACTGCTGGAGATGGTGGGCCTTGCCCCCGAGCACGCGTACAGCTACCCGCATCAGCTCTCGGGCGGGCAGAAGCAGCGCGTGATGATCGCCATGGCGTTGGCCTGCAACCCGAAACTGCTCATCGCCGACGAACCCACCACGGCACTCGACGTCAAAGTGCAGGCACAGATCCTGGAGGTGCTCGCTTCGCTGTCCGCAGAGCTGGGTCTGGGTCTGATGCTTATCAGCCATGACCTGTCCGTGCTCGCGAGCGTGTGCGATCAGGTGCTGGTCATGTACGGCGGGCGGGTCATCGAGCAAGGGCCCGGAGCGGACATCTTCGAGAACCCCCGCCACCCCTACACCCGGGCACTGGCCTCGGCATTCCCCACCATTGGCGACCCGGAGTCCCGCTATCGGCCGCAAGGAGTGGCGGACGGGGTTGCTTCCGGTATCGATTCCGCCGCAGCCGAATTGGCGTTTGTCGAGCGCTGCCGACTCGCGGATGGAAACTGTCTGGTGCATCGCCCGGAGTTCGCGCGGTTTGTCGGTGACAACGACGCTGAGTGCCTGGGCGCCGATGACCTCGGCACCAGCCGACTGGAAATGGAGGCAGCCCGATGA
- a CDS encoding PucR family transcriptional regulator, which translates to MEVAELSMRLGGRCRVRDLLTALSGASLTLVTDGDGLDLTVSRTLLFDPVEAVRAAPECVLLGVGVDRRFVDPFTVVAQASAAQITALVIKASALRESPELVAAANECGLALLTVDDMIDWLTVDTHIRSALYATTHAGGSLQSVPSGDLFSLAEAIADTVGGAAAIEDMNLRVLAYSSGQHPIDEDRRSGILGRRVPTAPEHPGQYREVYQSRSVCRIPGAPGGLERLAVAVRAGTEIIGSIWVVIPTDGLREGAERQLADVAPVAALHLLRARHAEDLVRQQRTEAAEALVAGSGDLRNAILVLGFNPDDAVAVMTIALTSPVDRRTARHDRLVSLVTMNCESRRLSVGVAGAGDLLHVVCSARHIESADDILSVAEAIRRAAHGSLDLDAVIGIGPVVSAAHRIGHSAECAAKVATLLRRVAELPRIATYRQMADRTSFVDLAAAAIDDPRIISDRVVEVLKHDAERSTAYAKLLRTYLRSWRDATRTATVLEIHPNTVRYRLNRLSETFGIDLDDPDQLLPIWVGLEVQGLTGAVAAG; encoded by the coding sequence GTGGAAGTCGCCGAACTATCAATGCGTTTGGGTGGGCGGTGTCGAGTCCGTGACCTGTTGACGGCGCTGAGCGGGGCGAGCCTCACCCTGGTCACTGATGGTGATGGGCTGGATCTAACCGTTAGCCGAACACTGTTGTTCGACCCGGTGGAAGCGGTGCGCGCCGCACCCGAATGCGTTCTACTCGGTGTCGGCGTGGACCGGAGGTTCGTCGATCCGTTCACCGTCGTGGCACAGGCCTCGGCGGCGCAGATCACGGCGCTGGTGATCAAGGCTTCGGCCCTGCGAGAAAGCCCCGAGTTGGTCGCCGCAGCAAACGAATGTGGGCTGGCGTTGTTGACGGTCGACGACATGATCGACTGGTTGACGGTGGACACCCACATTCGCAGTGCGCTGTACGCCACCACACACGCCGGTGGTTCGTTGCAATCGGTGCCCTCGGGTGATCTGTTCTCTCTCGCCGAGGCGATCGCCGACACAGTAGGCGGCGCCGCCGCGATCGAGGATATGAACCTGCGGGTGTTGGCCTATTCCTCCGGACAGCATCCCATCGACGAGGATCGCCGCAGTGGCATCCTGGGTCGCCGCGTTCCTACGGCCCCCGAGCATCCCGGCCAATACCGCGAGGTCTATCAGTCGCGTTCGGTATGCCGAATTCCCGGCGCGCCAGGTGGTTTGGAGCGATTAGCTGTCGCCGTGCGGGCCGGCACCGAGATCATAGGTTCCATCTGGGTGGTCATACCCACGGATGGGCTGCGCGAGGGCGCGGAGCGGCAACTGGCCGACGTCGCACCGGTCGCCGCGCTTCATCTTTTGCGGGCCCGTCATGCCGAGGATCTGGTGCGGCAGCAGCGGACGGAGGCGGCCGAAGCTCTTGTCGCGGGCAGCGGGGATCTGCGAAATGCGATCCTGGTGCTGGGTTTTAACCCCGACGATGCGGTCGCGGTGATGACCATCGCGCTCACGTCGCCGGTCGATCGCCGTACCGCCCGCCACGATCGCTTGGTGTCCTTGGTGACGATGAACTGCGAATCGCGCAGGTTGTCGGTCGGTGTCGCGGGTGCCGGTGACCTGCTCCACGTCGTGTGCTCGGCGCGACATATCGAGTCGGCCGACGACATTCTCTCGGTGGCTGAGGCCATCAGGCGTGCGGCGCACGGGTCGCTCGATCTTGACGCGGTGATCGGCATCGGACCGGTGGTATCGGCGGCGCACCGTATTGGTCATTCGGCAGAATGCGCGGCCAAGGTTGCCACATTGCTGCGGCGGGTAGCGGAACTTCCGCGGATCGCCACCTATCGTCAAATGGCCGACCGCACAAGCTTTGTCGATCTCGCAGCTGCGGCAATCGATGACCCGCGGATCATCTCCGATCGGGTGGTGGAGGTGCTCAAACACGATGCGGAGCGCAGTACCGCCTATGCCAAACTGCTGCGTACCTACCTACGCAGCTGGCGCGATGCCACCCGTACCGCAACGGTTTTGGAGATCCACCCGAACACGGTGCGATACCGACTCAACCGCCTCAGCGAGACGTTCGGGATTGATCTTGATGACCCCGACCAACTGCTGCCGATCTGGGTGGGGCTTGAAGTGCAAGGCCTGACGGGCGCCGTGGCGGCGGGCTGA
- a CDS encoding ABC transporter permease translates to MTSTLAPTTTHAQSGAAHKPPAGKMGVWRRFSWPFVRRNLLGSVATLLFILVVNFFLFRVINPHPERTLGRGRAATAEQLAEISHRLGLDQPLHVQFITYLKNVFTGDLGVSFKYNQPVSDLIFERLGPTLALVGTSTVLSVMIGLWIGSRAAWRRGGRFDRSTSIITVVVYSMPEWWLGLLLFMVFAAGIGPITGIFPIGGLHSQGLDWWSFNGLVDSIWHLVLPVTTLTLAYVAEYSIIMRSSMLDVMGQDYLQTARAKGLTEDQVLRRHAIPNAMLPVTTLVSLDLAFAVGGAITVETVFSIPGLGLLTTEALRIPDIPLLQGSFLVFSAAVVLANLVANFLYAFQDPRVKS, encoded by the coding sequence ATGACATCAACACTGGCACCGACAACTACCCACGCCCAATCCGGTGCCGCCCACAAGCCGCCCGCGGGAAAGATGGGTGTTTGGCGGCGGTTCAGCTGGCCATTTGTGCGGCGCAATCTGCTGGGATCCGTGGCGACGCTGCTGTTCATTCTGGTGGTGAACTTCTTTCTCTTTCGGGTGATCAATCCGCACCCGGAGCGGACCCTGGGTAGGGGGCGCGCGGCCACTGCCGAGCAACTCGCCGAGATCTCGCACCGGCTCGGCCTCGACCAGCCGTTGCACGTTCAATTCATCACCTATTTGAAGAACGTCTTCACGGGGGACCTAGGGGTTTCGTTCAAATACAACCAGCCGGTCAGCGATCTCATCTTTGAGCGTCTTGGTCCCACTCTCGCGCTGGTGGGTACCTCGACAGTGCTGTCCGTCATGATCGGCCTGTGGATCGGCAGCCGGGCGGCCTGGCGCCGGGGCGGGCGCTTTGACCGGTCCACCTCGATCATCACCGTCGTCGTTTACTCCATGCCCGAGTGGTGGCTGGGCCTGCTGCTCTTCATGGTGTTCGCCGCGGGGATTGGTCCGATCACCGGAATCTTCCCGATCGGCGGGCTGCATTCGCAGGGCCTGGACTGGTGGTCGTTCAACGGACTCGTCGACAGCATCTGGCACCTCGTGCTGCCGGTGACCACGCTGACCCTCGCCTACGTGGCCGAATACTCCATCATCATGCGCTCGTCGATGCTCGATGTGATGGGGCAGGACTATCTGCAGACCGCGCGCGCCAAGGGCCTCACCGAGGATCAGGTGCTGCGTCGGCACGCCATACCCAACGCGATGCTGCCGGTGACCACGCTCGTCTCGCTCGATCTTGCGTTCGCTGTCGGCGGGGCAATCACCGTTGAGACGGTGTTCTCCATTCCGGGACTCGGGCTGCTCACCACCGAGGCGCTCAGGATTCCCGACATCCCACTGCTGCAGGGTTCGTTCCTCGTGTTCTCCGCGGCCGTGGTGCTGGCGAACCTCGTGGCCAACTTCCTCTACGCGTTTCAGGATCCGAGGGTGAAATCATGA
- a CDS encoding ABC transporter permease, producing the protein MTTASTSTIGPRALRWQLRRNAAVRTWSRFQANRRGLAGLIVLLLFGAIALAAPLLADANELRASQAVGPILGPPSAEYPLGTDDLGRSVLTVLIYGSQVPLVVGTTATVISMVIGTLVGIASGLLYGWFGALLFRLTEWFLVLPFLPLALVLATLLGGSLASLIIVIGVTGWASTALLIRAQTLSVRERPFIERARVLGAGRWHLMIRHVFPNVLPLVFANTTLTVAGSVLAETTLAFLGFGDPTKVSWGTMLNAAFDNGAVTLGAWWFLIPPGICVVVVVLAFTLVGQALEDIVNPRLKETE; encoded by the coding sequence ATGACGACTGCCTCCACGTCAACAATCGGCCCCCGCGCACTGCGCTGGCAGCTGCGCCGCAACGCGGCGGTCCGTACCTGGAGCAGATTCCAGGCGAACCGCCGTGGCTTGGCGGGGCTCATCGTTCTGCTGTTGTTCGGCGCCATCGCGCTCGCGGCGCCGCTCCTCGCCGATGCGAACGAGCTGCGCGCCAGCCAGGCCGTCGGCCCGATTCTGGGGCCGCCGAGCGCCGAATACCCGCTCGGCACCGACGATCTGGGCCGGTCCGTGCTCACCGTGCTGATCTATGGTTCGCAGGTACCGCTGGTGGTCGGTACCACGGCGACTGTCATCTCGATGGTCATCGGCACCCTTGTCGGTATCGCCTCCGGTCTGTTGTACGGGTGGTTCGGGGCACTGCTGTTCCGGCTGACCGAGTGGTTTTTGGTCCTTCCTTTCCTGCCTCTTGCCTTGGTGCTGGCGACGCTCCTCGGGGGCTCGCTGGCCTCGTTGATCATCGTCATCGGGGTAACCGGATGGGCGAGTACCGCATTGTTGATCAGGGCCCAGACCCTGTCGGTGCGGGAGCGCCCGTTCATCGAGCGCGCTCGGGTGCTCGGCGCGGGGCGCTGGCACCTGATGATCAGGCATGTCTTCCCGAACGTGCTACCGCTCGTGTTTGCCAACACCACGCTGACGGTCGCCGGCTCCGTGCTCGCGGAGACGACCCTGGCGTTCCTCGGATTCGGCGACCCCACGAAGGTCTCGTGGGGCACCATGCTCAACGCCGCCTTCGACAACGGCGCGGTCACCCTGGGCGCCTGGTGGTTCCTCATCCCGCCCGGAATCTGCGTGGTCGTGGTCGTGCTGGCTTTCACCCTCGTCGGGCAGGCGCTCGAGGACATCGTCAACCCGAGGCTCAAGGAGACCGAATGA